Proteins encoded in a region of the Ziziphus jujuba cultivar Dongzao chromosome 3, ASM3175591v1 genome:
- the LOC107422841 gene encoding actin-depolymerizing factor produces MAFRGTNSSSGMGVAEHSKSTYLELQRKKVHRYVIFKIDEKKKEVVVEKTGGPAESYDDFTASLPENDCRYAVYDFDFVTAENCQKSKIFFIAWSPSVSRIRAKMLYATSKERFRRELEGIHYEIQATDPTEMDIDVIRERAN; encoded by the exons ATGGCTTTCAGAGGG ACAAATTCATCATCTGGCATGGGCGTTGCTGAGCACAGTAAGAGCACATACCTGGAACTGCAGAGGAAAAAGGTTCACCGCTATGTGATTTTTAAGattgatgaaaagaaaaaggaggttGTGGTTGAAAAGACGGGAGGACCTGCTGAAAGCTATGATGATTTCACTGCTTCTTTGCCTGAGAATGACTGCCGTTATGCAGTTTATGACTTTGATTTTGTGACCGCGGAGAATTGTCAGAAAAGCAAGATCTTTTTCATTGCATG GTCGCCTTCTGTATCAAGAATCCGTGCAAAGATGCTCTATGCTACATCAAAGGAAAGGTTCAGAAGGGAGCTGGAAGGCATCCATTATGAGATCCAGGCTACTGATCCGACCGAAATGGATATCGATGTCATCCGAGAGCGTGCAAACTGA